One window of the Eucalyptus grandis isolate ANBG69807.140 chromosome 8, ASM1654582v1, whole genome shotgun sequence genome contains the following:
- the LOC104417256 gene encoding AT-hook motif nuclear-localized protein 20, protein FGLICFPRRKGRFASLATPWWTGQIGLPALDVASNSPVLSKRDLELSVCENGDRSASRGDDDDDGDEPKEGAVEVGTRRPRGRPPGSKNKPKPPIFVTRDSPNSMKSHVMEVASGADVAECLAQFARRRQRGVCVLSGSGTVANVTLRQPAAPGAVVALHGRFEILSLTGTFLPGPSPPGSTGLTVYLAGGQGQVVGGSVVGSLVAAGPVMVIGATFANATYERLPLDEEEDGNTANGGGQGQLSGSGGSPPTAVSNGNNQSQQGLAADPSTLLLYNLPPSFHVNGTHTNQDAHAWTHVRPPF, encoded by the coding sequence tttggtttaatttgCTTCCCTCGGCGGAAAGGAAGATTTGCAAGCCTGGCTACTCCTTGGTGGACAGGGCAAATAGGGTTACCGGCCCTCGATGTGGCCAGTAATTCACCGGTGTTGAGCAAGCGTGATCTCGAGCTCTCTGTGTGCGAGAATGGTGACAGAAGTGCGAGccgaggggatgatgatgatgatggtgacgaGCCTAAGGAAGGAGCTGTGGAGGTTGGCACCCGCAGGCCGAGGGGACGGCCACCAGGATCCAAGAACAAGCCTAAACCGCCGATCTTCGTGACTAGGGACAGCCCTAACTCGATGAAGAGCCACGTGATGGAGGTGGCCAGCGGCGCTGACGTCGCAGAGTGCCTTGCCCAGTTTGCGCGCCGCCGCCAGAGAGGGGTCTGCGTGCTCAGCGGGAGTGGCACAGTTGCAAATGTAACATTGAGGCAACCGGCAGCTCCTGGTGCAGTGGTGGCCCTACATGGGAGATTCGAGATCCTATCGCTGACAGGCACATTTCTGCCCGGCCCTTCGCCACCAGGCTCCACCGGGTTAACTGTGTACTTGGCAGGTGGTCAGGGTCAGGTGGTTGGCGGCAGCGTAGTTGGGTCCCTTGTTGCAGCTGGGCCTGTGATGGTGATCGGCGCAACGTTTGCAAATGCCACCTACGAGAGATTGCCTCtcgatgaagaggaagatggcAACACTGCTAATGGTGGTGGGCAGGGCCAGCTTTCTGGGTCAGGAGGCTCACCGCCCACAGCAGTAAGCAACGGAAACAACCAGTCTCAACAGGGGCTAGCGGCTGATCCCTCGACGCTGCTGTTATATAATTTGCCTCCGAGTTTCCATGTTAATGGTACTCACACCAATCAAGATGCTCATGCTTGGACTCATGTTCGTCCACCATTCTAA
- the LOC104414556 gene encoding bet1-like SNARE 1-1 isoform X2: protein MNYRREPRAAKAALFDGYNGLEEGLRASSSYSHQINEHDNDKAVDSLQDRVIFLKRLTGDIHEEVESHNRFLDQMGNSMDSSRGVMSGTMDRFKRCRIYLNRGNYLFKFPLGGKVS, encoded by the exons GGAGCCCCGTGCTGCTAAAGCGGCTCTTTTTGACGGTTATAATGGTCTTGAGGAAGGCCTTAGAGCCTCCTCATCCTACTCCCATCAGATTAATGAGCATGACAATGACAAAGCAGTTGACAGTTTACAAGATAGAGTTATATTCCTGAAAAGA TTAACAGGGGATATTCATGAGGAGGTAGAAAGTCATAATCGCTTTCTTGATCAAATG GGCAACAGCATGGATTCATCAAGAGGTGTCATGTCAGGAACCATGGATCGATTTAAGAGG TGCCGCATTTACTTGAACCGGGGGAATTACCTCTTCAAATTTCCTCTTGGTGGGAAGGTTTCATA
- the LOC104414556 gene encoding bet1-like SNARE 1-2 isoform X1, translating to MNYRREPRAAKAALFDGYNGLEEGLRASSSYSHQINEHDNDKAVDSLQDRVIFLKRLTGDIHEEVESHNRFLDQMGNSMDSSRGVMSGTMDRFKRVFEKKSNKQMCKLVSYFVVSFLAVYFLIRFLGYFMHG from the exons GGAGCCCCGTGCTGCTAAAGCGGCTCTTTTTGACGGTTATAATGGTCTTGAGGAAGGCCTTAGAGCCTCCTCATCCTACTCCCATCAGATTAATGAGCATGACAATGACAAAGCAGTTGACAGTTTACAAGATAGAGTTATATTCCTGAAAAGA TTAACAGGGGATATTCATGAGGAGGTAGAAAGTCATAATCGCTTTCTTGATCAAATG GGCAACAGCATGGATTCATCAAGAGGTGTCATGTCAGGAACCATGGATCGATTTAAGAGG GTCTTTGAAAAGAAATCTAACAAGCAGATGTGCAAACTTGTGTCGTATTTTGTGGTTTCCTTTCTCGCAGTATACTTCCTTATCAG GTTTCTTGGATATTTCATGCATGGTTGA